DNA from Salvelinus sp. IW2-2015 linkage group LG2, ASM291031v2, whole genome shotgun sequence:
ACATAGCTATGTGACAGCTTTAGCTAGCTTATCATTAGCCAACTGGCTAAATGTAAACACGGTATTAACATATTAGCGAAGAAAAACGTATTACAGcacagctagctacatgccaGTTTGTCATTTTAGCTAAACTTGTGGACACAATCAGTAACGTTAGTCTTCTCCACAGTGATAGGTAGACAGTTttgcatgctagctagcaatcctaggttgtgttcgtaaattcagagcgttgtcagattgtccgttcataaattcagaacGTTTCGCCACAGattgaacaatgagacagatattttacCGGGTGTATRAATGTGAAGCATTTGGTTGGTGTTTCCACACACTACCAAATATCCTGCCGAGACGAAACCCAGTAGCAatcagtgggagaagatggattttGGGCGACATTCTgtacattttctcatcgatgaaacatttgatatcCATACAGTTCAGAAATGTAATCTGTAACAAACAGTGGACTGCGTGTTGTAGACTTTACTATTTGCAATATATATCTAACATTGTAAATGGTGTTAtttaggagtgcaagggcgaatcgttccctaacggaaatatgcaaataaatgctagaacgcgccaattgGATCCCGCTAGCTCGTTCTTGGCTCTGCCcatctccttgcttgttctgcccactaggATTTATTTGCTCCCAttgcaaacgacaggtcaagattTGGTTACGCTCTCCGGAGCGTACACTGGATGCTgtggccaaggagtagggttgatcagagcgttctggcctcacaacaacaacaacagtcaagcacccaagctaaatgAGCTTGCTAAcatgctacttccagacacaaatgagagaacacctcattcTGGCCATTTTAATCACCCCAGCAGAACTGGTTAAGCTGTTATTTAGAGCGGTGGTGACTGTGCTGCTAGCAACAATTTAATTGCTGACGTTTACagtactgacaccggtcatattcaacggaTGTTGCGCGTTCGTAAATTCCTCATTCTTCGAGAGTGCTTTGAATTCGGAGTAGATAGctagagtgaatttacgaacgcacccataGTTAGCGTGTAACGTCACATAGTGGTAGCCAACTCAAAGAGAAATAAAAGCTCTGTGGGGTAACGTTATAGCTAGCTAGACCAGTATGGGTTGACTAAATTTGCGATGCCACGTAACGTTGGCTAGTAAAGTAATGTATTTGCTATCTACAGTAGCTGAACTGCCTTGCTTCGTACTGCAAGCAACTGGCTAACTTACTTAGTAGCTAGCAAGCTTGGCGTAAGAACTCGCCTCTCTCCCAACTAAAACCAGGAATTGGCGTGATTTAGCTTACCTTACAAAACTCGGAGCAATATTCTTTGCTTTGTACCGAAGAATTGTCGTTAGAGTATATGTACAAAGTCTCCAGTTCCAATTCTAGCCTGTCTGTTTCCAAATCACTTTCCCCCTCCGCCATACTGTCTCGTTTACCTTGCACATAAAGGGCCTACTAGCGGATAGGTTGACATACTACAACAACTAATATCCTGGATCTACATTGGATAAAAACTACATCAATATGAAGGGTTATGAGAAAGCAAGGCAGTTGCTCGTAatgctttttaaaatttttatGACCAGGCATTAAACAGCATGAAATCTTACGGACTGTGCATGGTTTATTTTATTAAGTGCCAAAGTGATGATAAACTGCTGGAATGGGTAGACAACAGAGATCAATACACATGGGTAAAGCCAGTGcttgcttgacttgggcaggagctcacgaactgagtaccagcacctcaaatgttcttctGCTGGAGTTCCTGCATCTcctagaatattagctcaaaagtatagAGTTCCTGCACATAAATATAAATGGTATGTAGAGAGAACATTCCTCATGTCACCGTGCAGTTGATGTCCCTCTCAAGAATCTCTGCCCTGCCAGGAGTGGCATCACTATCCACATACTACAAAGCACGTGGAATGTCAAAGCACAATACAATAGGCAGAATAAGACAATACAATGCAAGTGATCCCAAATAGAGGAGAATACATGATTCAGACAGAAAGACATACAGTCGTTGATTGACGAGATTAGTTTTTATATAACTGAGAAATTATTTTGGAGGCAGTGATTTGGGTTACGAAGCACCTTTGGCTCTCAGCTTGGATAGCAGCATTTCATTCTTACGACACTCCTGTAAGAAAGAGTATTGGATTAATAAAGCAACGTCAGTGTTTCACTTTATCAGTTTAGAagggaaaatgcaaaaataattaaaaaatatatataaaaatgttttttaaaaatcagCTCTGGGAGACTACGGTAGAACACATTCATAAAACAGTTAACTAGTTCCGTCATGTTTTACCATACATAACCAGAATGCGGTTCTCTCTCAGGCCTCACCTCTTTGAAGTCCTTGACAGTTTTGAAGTAGAGCCTCTGTTTGTCCAGCAGCTCCAGGTACTCATCATTCAGCTGGTCTCTCCTCATCTTAttctcctgcttcttcttctccaTCTGTAGACCAGGAGAAGGCATCACCAATATGCATCACACAGCACTGTCatatttaagtgtttttcacTAGGGCCAGGAGGAAAGCACCTGGCATCTTCAGCTCAAGCTGTCATTAGGTAGCGGACGGTGAAGATAAGAGAGATGGTTAGTTACTGTACTCACCTTAATGCGGCTTTGTTTGATTCCCACCACTATCTGCTCCATCTGTCTCAAGAACTGCTCCTTGGCCCCCAAAGACGCCATCGCCCTGAGCAAGACAGAAGACCACGGCTTAGACAGGAGGTAAACCTGCTGGACTCCATTACCCATAATACAAAAAGCAGGATAGGTTTATAAAAGGTAAATTGTGAAAATACTCACTGTTGGAAGTTGTCATGGATGGAATTCAGCAAGTTCACCTACAGAAACAGATCAacacggggtggcaggtagcctagtggttagagcaatgggccagtaaccgaaaggttgctagatcgaatccccaagctgacaaggtaaaaatctgtcgttctgcccctgaacaaggcagttaacccactgttcctagaccatcattgtaaataagaatttgttcttaactgacttgcctagttaaataaaaaaaacacagaagaTGATTACCATGAGTAAACAAGCTGATTTCAGCTGCAATGGCTCTATGAAATTGATGCCCTCTCCTCTTACCTCCTTCTCCAGGTATACCTTCTTGTCATCTAATGTGTTATACAAGGTGAAGAACTGCTTGGTCTCTTTATGTGTTGCTGAAACTAGGGGACACACACAAAAGTAATGTTTCTTTGATGTAAGAATTTGTTAACAAATCAATAAGTGGTTGAGGCTAAGATACCTACCTTGGCCATAGAGCTCAATGAACCTCTTCTGATACTGGTTCAGTTCTTCCCTGCTCGGCACCTCGTCCATCTTCCTCTGCAGGATGGCGATCTCACGGTTCCTCCGAGCCTATCAGAGAGTAGCCCTCAGGTCATGAGCAAATAAAGGACTTGATAAGAGGACCACTATTTGCATGCTCCAAACAGAATACCTAAGTGAATTCAAATTGATTAAGCAGGAATGAATCCTGCTACAGCAGTGTGCATTGGTGCTTTTACCATCAGCAGTCTGATCTTCTGTAGCttatctctgtctgtgttgtaCTGCTTGTCGATTAGCTGACTCCTCTCcttagggagagagtgagaaagagggggaaagaaagtcAGTCACAGTgtaacatttattaaacatagacAAAAAAGAGTTAGCTGGTCTTGGGAGTGTATTACCTTCTCGTCCTCCGTATCATCTCCTGACTCCATCTTCAGGTCCTCAATGTTCTGCTGCAGGCGAACCATCTCCTCCTGGGAAAAAATTGCACTACATGTTAGTTGTTTTTCTCTTACCAGGAAATAAGGGAATTACATCACAAATACACCTGTGAAGTAGGTCCATTTCAAACTTAAATCTAACAAGTCATATATGGACAACAGATCCACAAGATAatgaaatctctattgcactcaatactgccctttcccactcatcaccaagctaaggaccctgggactaaacacctccgtctgcaactggatcctggacttcctgacgggccacccccaggtggtaagagtaggtaacaacacatccaccacactgatcctcaacacgggggcccctcaggggtgcatgctcagtcacctcctgtactccctgttcacccatgactgcatggccaggcacaactccaacaccatcatcaagtttgctgatgacacaacagcagtaggcctgatcactgacaacaatgacaCAGCCTATGGAGTGGtcatcagagacctggccgtctggtgccaggacaacaacctctccctcaacgtgatcaagacaaaagagatgattgtgaactacaggaaaaggaggaccgagcacgcccccattctcatcgccagggctgtagtggagcaggttgagagttccaagttccttggtgtccacatcactaaacaaactatcatggtccaaacacactaagacagttgtgaagagggcacgacaaaacctatactcaggagactgaaaagatttggcatgggtcctcagatcctcaaaaggttatacagctacaccatcgagagcatcctgactggttgcatcactgcctggtagggcaactgctcggcaactgaccacaaggcactacagggggtagtgcgtacggccgagtacatcaccggggccaaggtTSctgccatctaggacctctatacccggtggtatcagaggaaggccctaaaaattgtcaaagactccagccaccctaatcatagactgttctctctgctaccgcacggtaccagagcgccaagtctaggtccaaaaggcttcttaacagcttctaccccaagccataagactcctgaacagctaatcaaagggctactgagacccctcttttacgctgctgctactctctggttatctatgcatagtcactttaactctacctacatgtacatattacctcaattaacttgactaaccggtgcccttgCACCTTGactatgtaccggtaccccctgtatatagcctcgctattgttattttactgctgctgtttcattatttgttacttttattttcaacttttttttttttttacttaacacttatttttcttaaccaacaatgcttcaAGAAGTTTAAGGCTTTTAactaagcgtttcactgtaaggtctacacctgttgtattcggtgcatgtgacaaataacatttgatttgaaagtatGCAGACTCACTCTACAATGTGTCCGGAACTCCTGCTCTTGGTGCTTCAGGTTCTCATTCATGCCTACCAGAGCCCTCAGCTTCTCCAACAGTCTGTGGCACACACAGGGAGGATGAGAAAAGTCCAAAACACCTGTATAATTTCAGAAAGAAAGAATGCCCTAATGATTTGGTCTGTATGTGCAGCACTCACCCAGTATCAGCCTGGCCCTCAGCCTCTTCCAGGGCACTCAGCTCTttctccagtctctctgtctgctctgtggcCTCCATCAGTTTGCTCTTAGCTTCCACACACGCTGATTTTACCTCCAAGTGTTTGGCTTGTAGCTGAAAACACACCAAATACACATACTTTTAATTACTTCTGACAGGAAGATAAAGTGCATCAtatccttccatttaagaaatgcaTGGCTATTTTACACAATGTTCTATGAAATTCATAAAGTCCAGTCGTCACCTCCTCCAACTGCTTGGTCTTCTGTTGGATCTGTTTGTTAAGAGAGGTCACTATCCTACGGTGCTGCTGGACTGGCCCGTACCGCTCTGGACGGTCCTCTGCAGACCTCTCCAACTGATGGAAATGTGTATGTGGAAACACATTTAACTACACACTGTGGCATTGATTTATTCTTTAAAATATGACAAATATTTTATGATTGCAGTTAACCATTTAACCCTGCTGTGGGAGTTGCTCACCTTCCCAGCATACTCAGATGCTATCTGTTTAATCTCCTCAGACTGCAGCCCAACTATCTGTCCCACTGTGCTAGCCGTTAGCCTCCCCTGTATTGATGTTACATATTAAATCAAATAACTTTACACAGTAATCAACCACACAGTAAAGGCACTGGCAAAGAGAAGAACTAAAGCCATGCCTACCTCCTCAGTCGCCATGGCAGCCATGCTGGTCATCAGTGTTTTGATGCACAGCTGAGAGGATATATCACAGAGAGTCAGGGACATCATCACAAAGAGGGATGCATTTCTGTAGTATTGGGCATGGGGCTACGGTTAGGTTTAGTGATGTGACCTCACCTCCTCCGCTGCCTGcaggtcctcctcctcctgcgACCCCTCTGTAATCCCTGGGGGTGTGGCCTGAGAGCCTGGCATCAACAAGGCTTTCCGTTCCTCTGCCTGTAGGGAACAGGGGGATACCATCTTTCATCGTGGTTTCACTTTCTACTATAGCTACAGTTCACAGAACACCTATGATCCACCCTGTAATATTGGTTGTAATGATCGACCTCCTGTCCCTGTCTTCATCATTCTGTAGTTATAGGCTTTGAATTCATATAATGCTACAATTAACTTGACAAATATGACAGTAATTTCAATAAATCTCACCTGgtcctgttttgtctgcttgCTGAATCCATACCGTCTAAAACACAGGCGTAATAAGTACTTAAATCACTGTtaggcacaggaggttggtggcaccttaattggggaagacgGGCACGTGAAAATGGCTAGAGCGTTATagtggaaaggtatcaacaacatcaaacacatggtttccatgtgtttgatgccattccatttgctccgtttcagccattattatgagccgtcctcccctcaacagctgTAAGGATACTGGTACATGAAAGGaacacatgtatgcacacactaACCCACTCCATGCTTTTTTGAAGTTTTGTACCCTCTTCTgtattgaaacacacacacacaacaagcattCATGTGAAACACTCCTTGCAGTGAATGAGACCATTTACATACTTACAGAAGGTAATCTGACATTCTAATATAAGGATGGATGAGACACAGGAAAAGAATAGGAAAATGAAAGGAACACAATTGTCAAATGGGATGAGATCACATTGAGAATCAGAACCaatgacaaggtaaagatctatcgttctgcccctgaacaaggcaattaacccactgttcctaggccgtcattgtaaataagaatttattcttaactgacccacctagttaaataaaggtaaaaacatatttttttttaaatgtgaacaTGTAACATGGACTGTGGAGAAAGTTGgatatggagagatggagagagacaggcggCCTACCTTCCGTACTCCAATAGAGTGGAGTGAACCCTGGACTCCTCGTCCAGCAGCGCTCCTGCTTCAACCTGTCTCTTGTATTTCCTATGAGGTTTATACACTTCCTGTCAATACCAGAGGAGAAAAACAACATGCTGTGTGGTTTTAAAGTTTCTATACTATTACAAGGGCggcctttaaatcaaatcaaatttcatttgtcacatgctacgtaaacaacaggtgtagactatttttatttaacctttatttaactaggcaagtcagttaagaacaaagttttatttacaatgacggcctacaccggccaaacccggacgacgctggaccaattgtgccccgtcctatgggactcccaatcacggccggttgtgatacagacctGGAGACAAACCGTATCGAGTCGAATCGATGAGGTAATTGCGGTAGATATGTATATATAAGCAGAATTGGTCAGAAGCCTGTAAAACGACTGCTATCCACTGCAGCACCATCTTTATGCCATCTATATTGTAAAGGCTCATGGAATAATTTGACCCAGACATGGCATGTCAGCTTCATGTCAGGGAGTCACTCACCAATACATCTAGGACTGCTTTCACAACCTTTTCCTTCCTCTGGAGGAAGTCTTCATCCTAGGATGRAGGGACAATACAGGGTGCATAAGACAGGGGTTTATTCAATGAAAAGTTCAGAACATTGCAGCACAAATGTAATGAGTAGAGCTGGAGTTGAATATCCCTGCCATGGAGCCACCCTACAATAACAGCACTCACCTCAGGAAAGCTGTGTGTCTTCTGGAACTGAGAGACAGAGTAGGCCCTCACATagtctcccatctcctccctcgtCTCTATGGCCCTCTTCACCAGCCACTGAATACCATACAACACAGGCAATGAATCAGACATGAGGTCACAAACCAAGTGTGATACTCTATTACAAAACTCTMATGTCTAGGAATACACACCTGTATCACTGGAAATATATGGATGAAATCCAGCCCTTGGATCTGATGGGGCTCCAGGCGATGAGGGCACTTCATTTTGGGCAGAACAGACACAATCTTCTCTGTGAGAGCTCTGCAAAGAGATACACAAGTTCATCCAACATCAGTTACACTGGTCCAGCAACATCACTAACAGTAAACAAAATAATGCTATATGTTAGCTACTTACATTTTCTGTCCAATAGTTGAATTCTCCTGGAACAGCAGATCCACATCAATGTCAAAGTTACATGTTGTGATGCACCATGTCATCCCTCCAACCACCTATAAAAATACATGGTTCAGGGAATGGAATTAGAAAGGGTAGCAAGGAGATGGTAAACTAGGAATCAAAAGCCTGCAGMGCTTCAGGAGGTTTGTAATGTAAGTCGGTTCTCACCTTGTCAAAAGGTCCCAGTCCTTTTATTCGGGCTCTGAAATATCCAGCAGCAAGCAGAAGTTCCAGGATTTCTGCTAGCCTGACACTCTGCTCCTCGTCCTCCCTTGTTTCAACCTGCAAGCCACAGTTGCTAACATCAGTTGCTTTATTTAGCAAACTGCGAATTAGCTAACTTAGCTCCAGTAGGTATCTAGCCAAGTGGCAAACCCAGAAATGTTTACATTGCAATGTTGTGTTGTTATATTATGACAGAAACCGCACCATATTAGGAAAAATGACAGACTAAAAATGATGTTACCTGAATAAGATTGCCCTCTTGATCATATTGAGCTCCTATTTTCGAACCTGTTCTCGCTCTGTGGAAAACAGACGTGGCCGCCATGTTGGACTGTGGTGTGTAGTTACATGACGAAAGCATATGACTTTGGTCTTAATTCTTGAAAAATTGTGCGTTCAGGATGTAGCTGTAATCTTTATACAAAAAGTAAGCTAACCTCACTTAGATGTCGACTGCAACACGGCCACTGTCGAGTGATGGGAGTCGATAAAGTGATTATTGAGttaacatttagaaaaacaaaaGGGAACAATGTTGCATGTGAATCGCTGCAGCGGTTCTAAACGTTGCAATTCCACTTTTGTCCACTGGAGAGAGCTCTAATGCCACTATAGATTATATGGAAAGGCTGACATGATGAAGCTCTCTAGGTCTGAAGCCTTTCCAACATCATTGCATCTTTCATTTCAACAGGGTTGTCAGTATTCCTAGAGACAAATAAATCATGCACGTTGTGATTAATGATCCTCAGTTGTTGAAGTCATGTAAGGAAGCAGGACCATCAAGTACACATCCTGTCCAATGATCCTGCCATAGGCCTATAATGCAAACCATCAGTTTGTCACACAAAACGTAAAAtctatttgctgtgtgtgtgtgtgtgtgtgtgtgtgtgtgtgtgtgtgtgtgtgtgtgtgttgtgtctgttgtgtgtgtgtgtgtgtgtgttgtgtgtggtggtgtgtgtgtgtgtggtggtgtgtgtgtgtgtgtgtgtgtgtgtgtgtgtgtgtgtgtgtgtgtggtgtgtgtggtcatCAACCATAAGCTGCTCTCAGATCCAGTGTTCATCTGTCATAGGGAGATATTCTCAATAGGCAAAAGTGTGTCTCTCCTCGACTCATCTGCCCTCCTTCCCAATGTGACCCGAAAACCGATAAGTGGTTGCAATGTAGAGAGCATCAATTCGTTGATATGTGACAGAGAGGTAGTTTGCTCCTTTCCTCGACTGCTTTTCTGGCAAGGATGCTCCAGTGTATCTACATGGAAGAGTTTTAAAATCCGCAACAAACCCTTTGAACATATATTTTCTCAGAGGTGAAAAGCATGCacatattaaaaacaatatgctacgtATCTTTTTATCATAAAATGTTAGCACAACTAGCTAGATGTATTAGGATTtaggattatttttttttttagctttaaATCATAATTATGATGAtgctgaggagtgtgtgtgtgtgtgagaaggagagagagagagagagagagaaggagagagagagagagagagagaagagagcgagagagagagagagagaggagagaaagcgagagagagagagagaagcgagagagagagagaagagagagacactaaACAAGCTCCCATTTAAAACTTGATTTTTTGAATTACTTTCTGCCTTTGTTTCAGTAGCTTTTGTTACACAAGAATAGATTAAccatatttataaatatattacTGGCGCCATTGTATAAAAGAAAGCATTGCAGAGCGGGGTTAGACTTCAATAGGTCTGAGTGCTTTGGCAGGCACCTGATGTTCTGTATTTCACATGAAGAAGCTAAGATAACTGAGCTAAATGCTATCGTCCATAGCActccttccgtcatcatgaagtgctttgagagactagcaaGGATCATACATCACCCcccacctgacaccctagacactcaatttgcttaccacaataggtcacagacggacgcaatcgcaatcacactgcacatcGCCACTGCTAACCCATCTGGACACGAGGAATACCCtatgtagaatgctgttcatcaccGCTCAGCAttttacaccatagtacccccaAACGTCAAGAGACTGGTTCGACCCCAGCCTgtgcactgggtcctggacttctgaaCAGGCCGCCCAGgtgggtgagggtaggtaaaacctctccacttcactgatcatCAACAAAGGTTCCCACAAAGGGTGGTTtcacctctcctgtactccctgttcacccatgactgcgtggccatgcacgcctctaactcaatcatcaagtttgcagatgacactacagtggtaggcttgattaccaacaacaacgagacggcctgcagggaggaggtgagggccacggagtgtggtgtcaagaaaataacctcacactcaatgtcaacaaaacaaaggagatgaccgtggacttcaggaaacagcagagggagcacccgcctatccacatcgacgagacagtagtggagaaggtggaaagttttaagttcctcggcgtacacatcacggacaaactgaaatggtccacccacacagacagcatggtgaagaaggcgcaacagcgcttcttcaacctcaggaggctgaagaaatgtggcttgtcaccgaaaacactcacaaacttttacagaagcgcagtcgagagcatcctgtcgggctgtatcaccgcctggtacggcaactaccccgcccacaaccgtaaggctcttcagagggtagtgaggtctgtacaacgcatcaccgggggcaaactacctgccctccaggacacctacaccacccgatgtcacaagaaggccaaaaagatcatcaaggacaacaaccaccagagccactgcctgttcaccccgctatcatccagaaggcgaggtcagtacatttgcatcacagctgggaccgagagactgaaaaacagcttctatctcaaggccatcagactgttaaacagccatcactaacattgagtggctgctgccaacatactgactcaaatctctagccactttaataataaaaaattggatgtaataaatgtgtcactagtcactttaaacaatgccactttatataatgtttacataccgtaCATTACTCATCWcatatgtatatactgtactctataccatctactgcatcttgactatgccgcacggccatcactcatccatatatttatatgtacatattcttattcattcctttacacttgtgtgtataatgtagttgttgtgaaattgttagattacttgttagatattactgcacggtcggaactagaagcacaagcatttcactacactcgcattaacatctgctaaccatgtgtatgtgaccaataacatttgatttgatttgatttgatggacaCTATTAAAGTGGAGGATCCCATAATGGAATATGCATCAGTGCAGGTAATAGTAGTCAGGTTGAGCACCCAGGAGGCAGTGGAGGATTCCATTAGAGACTCACAGTTCCTAAATCAgtaattctctctcactctctctctctctgtctccctctctcccctatctctctctctctgagtgtgtaTTGAACTGCCTCTTTCAGGTAATTACTACAGCTTCATAAACTCTCTACTCCTCGGCCTCCTCAACAATGAAAAGAGACCTAGTCCTTGGACATATCAATGCCCACCCAGCTGAAACCATTACACAGTGGCTCTCACTCAAGCATAAGAGGCTTACAACAGAACATCACCTGACAACAGGTGTATAGACTGAAGCCATGTCAAAACAGGGTTTTGGGCTATAGGTTTTTGTTATATGTTGAAGCCATATTGCAAGTTATTTATAAC
Protein-coding regions in this window:
- the LOC111978331 gene encoding coiled-coil domain-containing protein 93 isoform X3, translating into MLSSCNYTPQSNMAATSVFHRARTGSKIGAQYDQEGNLIQVETREDEEQSVRLAEILELLLAAGYFRARIKGLGPFDKENSTIGQKIALTEKIVSVLPKMKCPHRLEPHQIQGLDFIHIFPVIQWLVKRAIETREEMGDYVRAYSVSQFQKTHSFPEDEDFLQRKEKVVKAVLDVLEVYKPHRKYKRQVEAGALLDEESRVHSTLLEYGRMSDYLLRYGFSKQTKQDQAEERKALLMPGSQATPPGITEGSQEEEDLQAAEELCIKTLMTSMAAMATEEGRLTASTVGQIVGLQSEEIKQIASEYAGKLERSAEDRPERYGPVQQHRRIVTSLNKQIQQKTKQLEELQAKHLEVKSACVEAKSKLMEATEQTERLEKELSALEEAEGQADTGLLEKLRALVGMNENLKHQEQEFRTHCREEMVRLQQNIEDLKMESGDDTEDEKERSQLIDKQYNTDRDKLQKIRLLMARRNREIAILQRKMDEVPSREELNQYQKRFIELYGQVSATHKETKQFFTLYNTLDDKKVYLEKEVNLLNSIHDNFQQAMASLGAKEQFLRQMEQIVVGIKQSRIKMEKKKQENKMRRDQLNDEYLELLDKQRLYFKTVKDFKEECRKNEMLLSKLRAKGAS
- the LOC111978331 gene encoding coiled-coil domain-containing protein 93 isoform X4, which codes for MLSSCNYTPQSNMAATSVFHRARTGSKIGAQYDQEGNLIQVETREDEEQSVRLAEILELLLAAGYFRARIKGLGPFDKENSTIGQKIALTEKIVSVLPKMKCPHRLEPHQIQGLDFIHIFPVIQWLVKRAIETREEMGDYVRAYSVSQFQKTHSFPEDEDFLQRKEKVVKAVLDVLEVYKPHRKYKRQVEAGALLDEESRVHSTLLEYGRRYGFSKQTKQDQAEERKALLMPGSQATPPGITEGSQEEEDLQAAEELCIKTLMTSMAAMATEEGRLTASTVGQIVGLQSEEIKQIASEYAGKLERSAEDRPERYGPVQQHRRIVTSLNKQIQQKTKQLEELQAKHLEVKSACVEAKSKLMEATEQTERLEKELSALEEAEGQADTGLLEKLRALVGMNENLKHQEQEFRTHCREEMVRLQQNIEDLKMESGDDTEDEKERSQLIDKQYNTDRDKLQKIRLLMARRNREIAILQRKMDEVPSREELNQYQKRFIELYGQVSATHKETKQFFTLYNTLDDKKVYLEKEVNLLNSIHDNFQQAMASLGAKEQFLRQMEQIVVGIKQSRIKMEKKKQENKMRRDQLNDEYLELLDKQRLYFKTVKDFKEECRKNEMLLSKLRAKGAS
- the LOC111978331 gene encoding coiled-coil domain-containing protein 93 isoform X2, producing the protein MLSSCNYTPQSNMAATSVFHRARTGSKIGAQYDQEGNLIQVETREDEEQSVRLAEILELLLAAGYFRARIKGLGPFDKVVGGMTWCITTCNFDIDVDLLFQENSTIGQKIALTEKIVSVLPKMKCPHRLEPHQIQGLDFIHIFPVIQWLVKRAIETREEMGDYVRAYSVSQFQKTHSFPEDEDFLQRKEKVVKAVLDVLEVYKPHRKYKRQVEAGALLDEESRVHSTLLEYGRRYGFSKQTKQDQAEERKALLMPGSQATPPGITEGSQEEEDLQAAEELCIKTLMTSMAAMATEEGRLTASTVGQIVGLQSEEIKQIASEYAGKLERSAEDRPERYGPVQQHRRIVTSLNKQIQQKTKQLEELQAKHLEVKSACVEAKSKLMEATEQTERLEKELSALEEAEGQADTGLLEKLRALVGMNENLKHQEQEFRTHCREEMVRLQQNIEDLKMESGDDTEDEKERSQLIDKQYNTDRDKLQKIRLLMARRNREIAILQRKMDEVPSREELNQYQKRFIELYGQVSATHKETKQFFTLYNTLDDKKVYLEKEVNLLNSIHDNFQQAMASLGAKEQFLRQMEQIVVGIKQSRIKMEKKKQENKMRRDQLNDEYLELLDKQRLYFKTVKDFKEECRKNEMLLSKLRAKGAS
- the LOC111978331 gene encoding coiled-coil domain-containing protein 93 isoform X1 codes for the protein MLSSCNYTPQSNMAATSVFHRARTGSKIGAQYDQEGNLIQVETREDEEQSVRLAEILELLLAAGYFRARIKGLGPFDKVVGGMTWCITTCNFDIDVDLLFQENSTIGQKIALTEKIVSVLPKMKCPHRLEPHQIQGLDFIHIFPVIQWLVKRAIETREEMGDYVRAYSVSQFQKTHSFPEDEDFLQRKEKVVKAVLDVLEVYKPHRKYKRQVEAGALLDEESRVHSTLLEYGRMSDYLLRYGFSKQTKQDQAEERKALLMPGSQATPPGITEGSQEEEDLQAAEELCIKTLMTSMAAMATEEGRLTASTVGQIVGLQSEEIKQIASEYAGKLERSAEDRPERYGPVQQHRRIVTSLNKQIQQKTKQLEELQAKHLEVKSACVEAKSKLMEATEQTERLEKELSALEEAEGQADTGLLEKLRALVGMNENLKHQEQEFRTHCREEMVRLQQNIEDLKMESGDDTEDEKERSQLIDKQYNTDRDKLQKIRLLMARRNREIAILQRKMDEVPSREELNQYQKRFIELYGQVSATHKETKQFFTLYNTLDDKKVYLEKEVNLLNSIHDNFQQAMASLGAKEQFLRQMEQIVVGIKQSRIKMEKKKQENKMRRDQLNDEYLELLDKQRLYFKTVKDFKEECRKNEMLLSKLRAKGAS